The stretch of DNA AGCGGATGGCCTCCAGCCGCCCGCGCAGTTGCTCGGCGCGGTGCGGCGGCGGCAGTACGGCCAGCAGGCGGGCTCGCGGATCGATCAGGAACAGGGAGGAGGTATGGGCGGCGCCGCCTTGGATGCCGAATTGCCCGCTCAGGCGCCGCAGCTGGGCATCGTCGCCCGTCAGGCCCAGCAGGCGGGGATGCAGGTTTGCCAGGTAATTCGCCAGCCGTTGCGGGGAGTCGCGCCCGGGATCCACGGAAACGAATAAGGTTTGCAAGCGGCCCCCGTCCCCGTTGTCCTCCGTCATGCGGAGCAGGCGGCCCAGTTCCGCCGCCGTCGGCGGGCATATGTCCGGGCAGTGCGTGTAGCCGAAGAACGCCAGCGTCCAGCGCCCCCGCAGCCGCTCCAGGCCGAAACGGCCGCCGCTGGAGTCCTCCAACTCGAAGGGAGACAGCGGCTTGGGCGGGGACAGCAAGGTCTGCGCCAGCCGGGCATCCTGCGCCTGCCGGTCCAGGTAGGCCACGGCCCCCGTCCCGGCCGCGGCCAGCAGGACGGCGGCGGCAAGGAACCGCGGCAGGAAATGTCTTATGCGCACGCCGCCAGGCTCCCGCAAACCGCCGCTAGGCCCTGGCCTTGCCGGCCTTGTTCGCCTCGCCGACCTCGGCGAGGCGGCCCGTCTTGACGTCGTAGATGTAGCCGTAGATGGCGATCCCGGGGGGCACCAGCGGATGGTTTCTGATGCGGCTCACGTCTTCGACCACGCTCGCGGCGTTATCGGAGAAGCACAGCCAGTTAATGTATTGGCCTTCCGTGGAGCCGGGGCCGCCGCCCGGATCGTGCCAGCCGCTGTCGTCCGCCCGGGCCTGCTTCAGGCTGCTGGCCAGCAGCCCGCGCATGATCTCGTCGTTAAAGGTCTCCATGCCGCATTCCGTGTGGTGGATGACGAACCACTCCCGCGTACCCAGCAGCTTGTACGAAATGACCAGCGAGCGGATCGCGTCGTCGCTGG from Gammaproteobacteria bacterium encodes:
- a CDS encoding SCO family protein — translated: MRIRHFLPRFLAAAVLLAAAGTGAVAYLDRQAQDARLAQTLLSPPKPLSPFELEDSSGGRFGLERLRGRWTLAFFGYTHCPDICPPTAAELGRLLRMTEDNGDGGRLQTLFVSVDPGRDSPQRLANYLANLHPRLLGLTGDDAQLRRLSGQFGIQGGAAHTSSLFLIDPRARLLAVLPPPHRAEQLRGRLEAIRSYRERRPG
- a CDS encoding carbonic anhydrase, yielding MSKAVTDMLAANDAYAADFGDKGKLPIPPGKRIAILTCMDARLDPAKCAGLTEGDAHIIRNAGGRASDDAIRSLVISYKLLGTREWFVIHHTECGMETFNDEIMRGLLASSLKQARADDSGWHDPGGGPGSTEGQYINWLCFSDNAASVVEDVSRIRNHPLVPPGIAIYGYIYDVKTGRLAEVGEANKAGKARA